The nucleotide sequence CAGTAGTCATAATAGGAGGCGGTGACACAGGTTCCGATTGCATAGGCACTGCAGTAAGGCAAGGCGCAAAAAAAGTTTATCAATATGAGATAATGCCAAAGCCACCTGAGGTGAGGGATGAAACCATGCCATGGCCCGACTTTCCCAAGACGCTTAAAACTACATCCTCCCATGAAGAGGGTTGCATCAGAAAATGGTGTATATCTGCAAAGAAAATCATCGGTGAAGGCGGAAAAGTCAAATCTGTCATATCCAAAGATGTCTCATGGGAAAAGGATGCAAACGGCATGACAATGAAAGAGATCCAAGGCTCTGAATTTGAACAGCAGGCAGATATGATAATACTCTGTATGGGATTTTTGCATTGTGAGCATGAAAGCATTGCCGACAGATTAAATTTACAGTTTGATGCTAAAGGCAACATTAAAACCGATGAAGATTATATGGCATCAATAGACGGAATGTTTGCCGCCGGCGATATGAGAACTGGCCAATCCTTAGTCGTCCGGGCAATAAGCGACGGTATCAACGCGGCAAAATGCATAGACAAATATTTAATGAAATGATTTTTTTAGCCATTAAAGAAATAAGCTGTCAGGAATTACCTGACAGCTTATTTCTTTAATGGCACTTTGAATATCCGCATGACGGACATATAACACAACCATCCTGGTGTGTTATATGTCCCCCGCACTCAGGACATCTTGGCCCCTTTTTATCATCCAGCCCTATCGATACTTCCTGCAATGGCGATATATCCGGCCCATCCTCTTCAGATACTTCAGAATCATATTTATCCGAAGATGACTGTAAATTCATTACCCTTTCTATAGTTTTAGCTATGGCATCGGGACAGGAAAGCACCTTTATATCCTTATTATTCGCCTTCTGCCTTATGGTGGAATGGCAACGTATACCCTTTAACTGTCCTATTATTTCTTTGACATCAATTCCAGATCTTAACGCAATGGATATAAGCCTGCTTGCTGCCTCAGACTGGGATGGGCATCCGCCTGCCTTTCCTACATTCGTAAATACCTCGCATATGCCGTTGTCATCGTAATTCACCGTAATGTACAAACTTCCACAGCCTACCCTGACTTTTTCCGTAATGCCGGTGGTAATTTCAGGTCTCTGTCTTGGGACAATCTTAAAATCTTCATGCCCCTCTTTCTTTTCCGTACCGCCAATATTCAATACCTGGGTATCGCGGCTTCCATCCCTGTAAATTGTGACGCCCTTACATCCCAACTTATATGCAAGCATAAATACTTCCCTTACATCATCGCGTGTGGCATCATGCCTGAAATTAACTGTTTTTGAGACGGCATTGTCAGTATGCTTCTGAAACGCAGACTGCATCTTTATATGCCAGTAGGGATCTATGTCATGTGCTGTCACAAATACTTTTTTCATATCTTCAGGAACATCGAGGCCCGATAGGCTCCCAGCCTTTGCAATTTCCCTCATAAGCTCTTCCGTATAAATGCCTCTCTTCTTTGCGGCTTCTTCAAATACAGGATGGACTTCAACCAATTTGTTGTTATCCATAACATTTCTTACATATGAAATAGCAAATAAAGGCTCGATGCCGCTGGAGCACCCGGCTATAATGCTTATAGTTCCTGTCGGGGCTATAGTCGTCGTTGTAGCATTTCTTATGACATCACCTTTATAGATACTGTCCTCTATTGCAGGAAATGCCCCCCTTATTTTGCCAAGCTTTCTCGATGTCTCCTTCGATTTATCATTTATGAATTTCATCAGATTTTCCGCAAATTCAACACCTTCATCGGAATTATAAGGTATTCCAAGCTCTATAAGAAGATCCGCAAACCCCATTATTCCAAGGCCTATTTTCCTGGTTTTTTTAGTCATCTCTTCGATTTTCTTCAGAGGATATCTGTTTACATTGATGACATTATCGAGGAAATGCACGGCCAGATCCACAACCTCGCCAAGTCTTTCATAATTGACCTCAGTCTTGCTGCCATTCCTCTTAACCATTTTTGATACGTTGATGCTTCCTAAGTTACAACTCTCATACGGAAGCAATGGCTGTTCACCACAGTTGTGCACTACAATATTGTTTGCGATAAACAGATGATTTACCTCTTCTGTAATATCATAAACTTCTTCTTCCTTTAGATATTCTAGGCTTTCAAACTCGGAATACATAAACTCATTCCCATTCAAAACTTTTATCATATCCCGCGAACATAAATCGCCGGCTGCCTTCCAGCCGCTTATAGTCATAATTTTGTGATCCGCCGTAAGTTTGATCTCATATCCGCCTTTTACTTTCAAAAGATAAACGGGTTTTATACCTGTTTTAAATGCAGATGCCTTGTAATATTTTCTGTCTATACTCAATATTGAAGCTTCTTTTATACTGTCTATCCTTACTTTGCCGTTCTCTGTTTCGACTAAGGTATCTCCGGTTACACATGGATTTGTACTCTCTATCTCGCCAAGTCCGGGAGTCGGATTGTCACGGTTCAGTCTATCCAGGAAAACTATTCCCGGTTCTCCGTTATTCCATGCCATATCGACTATAAGATCGAATACTTTTTTTGCATTTAATCGATCCGTAACTTTCTTCGTATGAGGATCTACCAAGTTATAATCCTCTCCACTTTCTACTGCTTTCATAAACTCTTCAGTTATTCCGACACTTATATTGAAATTTGTAATATCCGAATTTTGTTTTTTACACTGTATGAAATCGAGTATATCGGGGTGGTCTACACGAAGTATCGCCATATTGGCACCCCTTCGTCTTCCCCCTTGTTTTACAGCTTCAGTAGCGGCATTGAAAACTTTTATAAAGCTGATGGGTCCTGATGCCACACCACCTGTAGTCCTTACAACCGCACCCTGAGGCCTCAATCTTGAAAAGCTAAAACCTGTCCCTCCGCCGCTTTTATGTATTAATGCGGCGTTCTTTACTGCATCGAATATCCCCTCCATAGAGTCTTCAACCGGAAGAACAAAGCAGGCAGAAAGCTGCCCCAAATCCTTTCCGGTATTCATAAGCGTAGGTGAATTCGGAATAAATTCAAGATTGACCATCATTTTGTAAAAACTATCTTCTAAAGCTTTAGTATCTGACTTCCCATACCTTTCATCAGCTTTGGCTATCGTTGACGCAACCCTCCTGAACATTCCTTCAGGAGTTTCAACCACATTCCCCTCTGCATCTCTGC is from Clostridiales bacterium and encodes:
- a CDS encoding ribonucleotide reductase N-terminal alpha domain-containing protein, translating into MALSKNAIKVLEKRYLSRDAEGNVVETPEGMFRRVASTIAKADERYGKSDTKALEDSFYKMMVNLEFIPNSPTLMNTGKDLGQLSACFVLPVEDSMEGIFDAVKNAALIHKSGGGTGFSFSRLRPQGAVVRTTGGVASGPISFIKVFNAATEAVKQGGRRRGANMAILRVDHPDILDFIQCKKQNSDITNFNISVGITEEFMKAVESGEDYNLVDPHTKKVTDRLNAKKVFDLIVDMAWNNGEPGIVFLDRLNRDNPTPGLGEIESTNPCVTGDTLVETENGKVRIDSIKEASILSIDRKYYKASAFKTGIKPVYLLKVKGGYEIKLTADHKIMTISGWKAAGDLCSRDMIKVLNGNEFMYSEFESLEYLKEEEVYDITEEVNHLFIANNIVVHNCGEQPLLPYESCNLGSINVSKMVKRNGSKTEVNYERLGEVVDLAVHFLDNVINVNRYPLKKIEEMTKKTRKIGLGIMGFADLLIELGIPYNSDEGVEFAENLMKFINDKSKETSRKLGKIRGAFPAIEDSIYKGDVIRNATTTTIAPTGTISIIAGCSSGIEPLFAISYVRNVMDNNKLVEVHPVFEEAAKKRGIYTEELMREIAKAGSLSGLDVPEDMKKVFVTAHDIDPYWHIKMQSAFQKHTDNAVSKTVNFRHDATRDDVREVFMLAYKLGCKGVTIYRDGSRDTQVLNIGGTEKKEGHEDFKIVPRQRPEITTGITEKVRVGCGSLYITVNYDDNGICEVFTNVGKAGGCPSQSEAASRLISIALRSGIDVKEIIGQLKGIRCHSTIRQKANNKDIKVLSCPDAIAKTIERVMNLQSSSDKYDSEVSEEDGPDISPLQEVSIGLDDKKGPRCPECGGHITHQDGCVICPSCGYSKCH